From Oryzias melastigma strain HK-1 linkage group LG17, ASM292280v2, whole genome shotgun sequence:
AACATATTACATTCTCTTTGTAGTCTAGGGTTTTGTTCTTGGGGGGAACAGAGGCAGAAACAGCTTTTTATCCCTCTATTTTGCATTATATGACTTATTCACGAGTGTTATAGGTTGTTTGTAGAGCTCATAGAGCAAAACGGTTCATGCACAGTGAACACTTAAGAAACACATCTATTAGTGCTGTTTCTAGTATAAGTGTGAGCTCCTTGCTTGCACCCTGACTTTTAGAAATAAGGAAATCAGACGATCAGACGGTAGTTTGTGTTAGCGGCTTTATGTATCACATGCAGCATTTTTACACAGTCAGTAAGAAGTCAGTACGCGTTCATCACTTATGACCAGAGTGTTGTGTAAACAACACTTTACAAGAACATTACAAATACATCTCGGTCTGTGGAATTTACATTGATTTTCCAAATACTTTATTATACACTACCCACCCAAGTAACAATGGTACACTCCATTTCTTGATGTCTCTTCAGGTGGACACACAAGCCTAAATGAACATTAAGACATACTTACGCTGCCTTTAAGATGAGTCTATAATCCTCCAGACAATCTGCTGCATCCATACGGGCCAGGCGCCCGAATGGATGCATGTATCTAAGACATAAGAAAAGTGAGTCACAGGAAGGGGAAAGGAGTGTTTGAAAAGCAGCCTTGGGTATCTGCCATGTGCCTCTGTGCCTCTGGTTCTTATTATTAAGTGTATGCTCTGCATACCTGTGCACGTCACCTACACACCTGCGTCTCCATTCCCACCTTTGTGTGTCCCCTACACACCTGTGTATCTCCAAACACACTTGTGTGCATCGCCATAAACCCCGGTTTGCATCCCCTACACTCCTGTGTGTCTCCATACCTGTGTGGGTCTCCATCCACACCAGTGTGTCTCCGGCTTTCCCGTTTTTCTCCAGCATATCTGTGTTCATCTCCTACACACCCTCTATGCGTCTGCTTCATAACTGTGTTTTATCtcttacatttctgttttttttatgcttttaatgcattttgtttctaatttttatgtttttataatgaGATGATTTTACCATCAGTCCAGgaacagcagatgaaaaatagattttgagCTAACTCTGATGCATTGGCAGCAATGCCTGTTattgtccctgtcaaataaatgaacaaataattaaatacattttttaaaacaaaattaaagtgtCTCAGTCGCAGGGATTTTttcaaatacaaacaaaaagtaaatacaatTGGTTtgttcaaacagttttttttgttgaaaaaaaactttatttgtgagcacaaattccttgaaagaatttgtttttgcattttttgcatgAACCTATTAATCTATTATAATAAATGGTGTTGAGCTGAATAGTGATGTGAGAATGGAGACAAGGGAAAGACATAAGTAGCAGTAAGTAAGGAATAAATGGAATGGTTACATTTTTCAGATTCTGTAAAAAGATAAAGTTGAGCAGCTCCTAatcaataatacatttaataaacaagCTAAACACCCATCACAACTAatacaaacattacaaaaatagtTGTGATTACTTCAAAAATAGGtgagggaaaacaaaacatatgaTCAGGTTCAGACAGtcctattttaaataaaacaaacaatactttaTCAATTATCAACACATAAATGTGTGTGATGTTAAGTTCTATGTtagtaagagaaaaaaaaacacattaaaacagaaTGTTACTCTCTGTTGGAGCTCTTGTCTGGTGGACCTCCATCAGGGACTCTGTTCTGTCCTTTCtctgagggggcggagtcagaggTGGTAGCTGGCTCTGTGAATAATTGCCTATTGAATGCTGCTGACCCACTGCTAGACCCGTCAGCTTCGCTCTCCGTCCAACAGGACTCACTATCAGAGCCAGACGATAGCCGACTCTTCCCCCAGCGACCGTTGGTCCGAACACCAGCGCACAGCCGAAGCCCCGGAGAGCTTGTCAGCGTCGTACGGCGAGAAGAAGCAGCACTGGAGCTGAACGATGGGTGCAGATCCTTTTCCTGTAGGCGGAGTACACCACGCAGCAGCGGGAAGTGGCGTCCAATGGCGATGCGGTACTTTGGGTGTGTGAGGGCATAGATTATGGGGTTGTGAATGGCAGACGCCTTGGCAATGACAGCAGGCACCGAGTTCATGTACGGAGTCAACAGCTGAGCGTAGCCAGCGGTGGCAGTCAGAGCGACCACAGAGTATGGCGACCAGGACACGACAAACAGCATTATCACTCCCAGGGCGACTTTGGCCATCTTCCACTCGCTGCGCAGGCGCTCGTATGCCTTGTTGATCTCCCCACAGTTCAGCCTTTCCACCTCTTGGCCCGCCTGCCGTACTGCTCTGAAAATGGCCCAGTAGCAGGCAGCAATCAGAGTGAGcggaaagaaaaagacaaacacgaACAGCAGGATGGTGTAGGTGCGCACAGAGGTTGTGAAAGTCATATAGTCCCAACTGCAGGAGGTCTGCAGCCCTTCAGGGACGTAGGCACTCCATCCGAAGAATGGTGGCAAACTCCAGCCAAGAGAATACAGCCAGACCCCCACTATTGCCACATACACCCTCTTTCGACTCATTCCGCCTAGCAGTGCCACCGGTCGAGTGATCACCAGACAGCGGTCCACAGCAATGGCTGTGAGTGTCATCATGGAGCTGATGCCAAACAGAGCGCCACAGAAAGCATAAAGTTCACAGGCAAATTCTCCAAACACCCAACGGCGGTGAAGGCTCGCCACGAAGAAGGCCGGAGACTGGGTCACAGACATCAGGAAGTCAGCTACTGCCAAATTCACCACTAGGAGGTTACTAGGTGACCTCAGTGCCTTACTGCGACAAAATACATAGATGACCAAAGCGTTTCCCAGCATACCTGTCATCCCCACCAGCAGGATCACACAGCCAATGATGTAGTGGGCATGGTCAGGCACATCCACTGTGGGCATCTGGTAGTTGGGCAGGTGGACGCCGTGTGTGGGGGTGTTCTCAGGCAGGTGTACAGGCTTTGACAATCGGAGGTGCTGATGGTGACCTGTGCAGTTTGAACCCTGAAGACAGAGAGACGCCATCCTTCTCAAGAAACGATAGCTCATTGATGTCAGCCAAAGACTGGCTGGGCGTGAGAGCAACAAGCTGTTAATCGGCAAAAGCTGGCTGACGGTTGACAGGTTGAGGTTTTCTGAATCTCCCAACAATTTCAATTGCTTTGGTGCTGAATGTCAGCAGGACCCCCACTCTGGTTGTGCTCCACGCTGTCCGTTGGTCTGGAGATGGTCCAACACTTTTCAACTagtttctgctgcagatctgctCCACGTCAGCTCTTTATGTTGGTCTGATTGACTGATGACGGAGGAGTATTGAGCTGAACACAGACTGAGCCAAAAGTTCTCCTCATTTAGAGACTAAATCAACATCAGGACCAATGTGACCTGATTGTTTTGAGAGTAATGTGGGCCATCTCTAGACTGATGAGTTTTACACAGTTTTGGAGGTCAGAATGTTTTACAGGTCACACACGTGAACAAAACAGTTGACAAGTGTTGGAGTGAGTGTGCATGAAGAGAGAGTGTCCATCAGGGAGTGCTATCCAtgtacactcactggccactcaTTAGGTCCA
This genomic window contains:
- the opn4.1 gene encoding melanopsin-like codes for the protein MSYRFLRRMASLCLQGSNCTGHHQHLRLSKPVHLPENTPTHGVHLPNYQMPTVDVPDHAHYIIGCVILLVGMTGMLGNALVIYVFCRSKALRSPSNLLVVNLAVADFLMSVTQSPAFFVASLHRRWVFGEFACELYAFCGALFGISSMMTLTAIAVDRCLVITRPVALLGGMSRKRVYVAIVGVWLYSLGWSLPPFFGWSAYVPEGLQTSCSWDYMTFTTSVRTYTILLFVFVFFFPLTLIAACYWAIFRAVRQAGQEVERLNCGEINKAYERLRSEWKMAKVALGVIMLFVVSWSPYSVVALTATAGYAQLLTPYMNSVPAVIAKASAIHNPIIYALTHPKYRIAIGRHFPLLRGVLRLQEKDLHPSFSSSAASSRRTTLTSSPGLRLCAGVRTNGRWGKSRLSSGSDSESCWTESEADGSSSGSAAFNRQLFTEPATTSDSAPSEKGQNRVPDGGPPDKSSNRE